Proteins from one Mycobacterium sp. EPa45 genomic window:
- the pe gene encoding acyltransferase PE: MKKLLAAATTVITVCATGGIAGADQPSPGGSQGDGPTPIGTAGRGYALGGAHVLGIPYDEYIRRTGAEWFPGLDRQIVDYPAGQVQGHTLERLFPGVGKLEADFPGLGIDGPSVGESVDEGEGNVIRAVQAGGPGTAIGLSEGAMVLNAVQNRLATDPNAPPPDQLSFATYGDPIAPHAFGSGFLAQNFPVGSVVPALDYQMPPQIDSQYDSYRFVSAYDSIADWPDRQDNWMALANAVVGLATGHTAVAFTNPSMVPPQNIRTTVNSRGAKTTTYMIPEQHLPLVLPFRYAGVDEGTLNKLDAVLKPMVDSGYSRNDDPLTAPIEVDPVNGYDPAAVTAPATQAAFGGGTDPLSQLLAGAQYVLNHGPSAH; this comes from the coding sequence ATGAAGAAGCTACTCGCTGCAGCGACCACGGTGATCACGGTGTGTGCGACCGGCGGGATCGCCGGCGCCGATCAACCGTCACCCGGCGGTTCGCAGGGCGACGGTCCCACGCCGATCGGCACCGCGGGTCGGGGATACGCCCTCGGCGGTGCCCACGTCCTGGGCATTCCCTACGACGAATACATCCGCCGCACGGGTGCCGAGTGGTTCCCCGGTCTGGATCGGCAGATCGTCGACTACCCCGCCGGGCAGGTCCAGGGTCACACGCTGGAGCGCTTGTTCCCCGGTGTCGGCAAGCTCGAAGCCGACTTCCCCGGCCTCGGCATCGACGGCCCGAGTGTCGGCGAATCGGTCGACGAGGGTGAGGGCAACGTCATCCGGGCCGTCCAGGCGGGCGGGCCGGGTACTGCGATCGGGTTGTCCGAGGGCGCGATGGTGCTCAACGCCGTACAGAACCGGCTGGCCACTGATCCGAACGCGCCGCCACCGGATCAGTTGTCCTTCGCCACCTACGGCGATCCGATCGCTCCGCACGCCTTCGGGTCGGGCTTCCTGGCCCAGAATTTCCCGGTCGGCAGTGTCGTCCCGGCGCTGGACTACCAGATGCCGCCGCAGATCGACAGCCAGTACGACTCTTACCGGTTCGTCTCCGCCTATGACAGCATCGCCGACTGGCCGGACCGGCAGGACAACTGGATGGCGCTGGCCAACGCGGTCGTGGGACTGGCCACCGGTCACACCGCCGTTGCGTTCACCAATCCGAGTATGGTGCCGCCGCAGAACATCAGGACGACCGTCAACTCCAGAGGCGCGAAGACGACGACGTACATGATCCCCGAGCAGCACCTGCCGCTGGTGTTGCCGTTCAGGTACGCGGGAGTGGACGAAGGCACCCTCAACAAGCTGGACGCGGTGCTCAAACCGATGGTGGATTCCGGATATTCGCGTAACGATGATCCGCTGACCGCGCCGATCGAGGTCGACCCCGTCAACGGGTATGACCCGGCCGCCGTCACCGCGCCGGCTACCCAGGCCGCTTTCGGTGGTGGCACCGATCCGCTGTCGCAGCTGCTCGCCGGCGCGCAGTACGTGCTGAACCACGGCCCGAGCGCACACTGA